In Zingiber officinale cultivar Zhangliang chromosome 8B, Zo_v1.1, whole genome shotgun sequence, a single genomic region encodes these proteins:
- the LOC122013890 gene encoding uncharacterized protein LOC122013890, which produces MTAIIVSEKRLLLLTFLCFTVEAMGRESKTLLEKQLLAEEKLKLINKPTVKSIQSADGDVIDCVDLYKQPALDHPLLKKHIIKMKPTNDHSRKRNNDSSQATTSAGPTPTQTWQKSGPCPNGTVPILRVQRHHLLNAPSIENYGRKPWNGVVEHEIHLSNRTIAAGIEGLHAYAVLIGSGYNYIGAKASLGIYNPWVGADDEYTTCQIWLRHGEYNNSESIELGWMVSVLDLYI; this is translated from the exons ATGACGGCCATTATAGTGTCTGAAAAAAGGTTGCTTCTGTTAACCTTCCTCTGTTTCACCGTAGAAGCCATGGGCAGGGAATCGAAAACTCTCCTCGAAAAGCAACTGTTAGCGGAGGAAAAGCTAAAACTGATCAACAAACCTACAGTGAAAAGCATTCAG AGTGCAGATGGTGACGTGATAGACTGTGTCGATCTTTACAAGCAACCGGCTCTTGATCACCCACTTCTCAAAAAGCATATCATCAAG ATGAAACCCACTAACGATCACTCCAGAAAGAGAAATAACGATTCCTCTCAGGCTACTACTTCAGCGGGCCCAACGCCCACACAAACATGGCAAAAGAGCGGACCATGTCCCAATGGAACAGTGCCAATCCTCCGCGTCCAACGCCATCACTTGCTCAATGCTCCTTCCATTGAAAACTATGGAAGAAAACCATGGAATGGGGTTGTCGAGCACGAAATCCACTTATCGAATCGGACGATAGCTGCCGGTATCGAAGGCTTGCACGCA TATGCAGTGCTAATTGGAAGCGGATACAACTACATCGGCGCCAAAGCAAGCCTCGGCATCTACAACCCCTGGGTCGGGGCCGACGACGAATACACCACTTGCCAAATTTGGCTAAGGCATGGAGAGTATAACAACTCAGAGTCCATTGAACTTGGCTGGATGGTCAGTGTTCTTGATCTATACATTTGA